From the genome of Salvelinus namaycush isolate Seneca chromosome 10, SaNama_1.0, whole genome shotgun sequence, one region includes:
- the LOC120054933 gene encoding amidophosphoribosyltransferase-like — protein sequence MSEFEESGIGEECGVFGCVAAGEWPTQLEVAQVLTLGLVALQHRGQESAGIVTSNGVNPPTYNTLKGMGLVNNAFPPEDLLKLRYGNLGIGHTRYSTTGISELQNCQPFVVDTLHGKIAVAHNGELVNAAALRKKVMRHGVGLSTSSDSELITQLLALTPPMEELDAPDWVARIKNLMHETPTSYSLLVMYTDVIYAIRDPYGNRPLSIGRLVPISKLHTAGAGEGDTEGWVVSSESCSFQSIGAKYYREVMPGEIVQISKHGVKSLSIVPRPEGDLPAFCIFEYVYFARPDSIFEGQMVYTVRQRCGRQLAIEAPTEADVVSTVPESATPAALGYAEQSGLPYVEVLCKNRYVGRTFIQPNTRLRQLGVAKKFGALTDNFAGKRVVLVDDSIVRGNTIAPIIKLLKEAGATEVHIRVASPPIRFPCYMGINIPTKEELIANRPEFKDIAGYIGATSVQYLSVEGLVSAVQGGIPTLQKDERISTNTKASRIVGHCTACLTGKYPVELEW from the exons ATGAGCGAGTTCGAAGAATCTGGCATCGGAGAAGAGTGCGGCGTTTTCGGCTGTGTTGCAGCAGGAGAATGGCCAACACAACTAGAAGTTGCCCAAGTGTTAACTTTGGGACTTGTAGCGCTACAACATAG GGGTCAGGAAAGTGCTGGAATCGTCACAAGTAATGGAGTCAACCCACCAACGTACAACACCCTCAAG GGGATGGGGTTAGTGAACAATGCCTTTCCACCTGAGGACCTTCTGAAGCTGCGCTATGGTAACCTGGGCATCGGGCACACACGCTACTCCACCACGGGCATCTCTGAGCTGCAGAACTGCCAGCCCTTTGTGGTGGACACACTGCACGGCAAGATAGCTGTGGCACACAATGGGGAGCTGGTCAATGCAGCCGCACTGCGTAAAAAG GTGATGCGTCACGGCGTGGGTCTCTCCACCAGCTCAGACAGTGAGCTCATCACCCAGCTGCTGGCTCTGACTCCGCCCATGGAGGAACTGGATGCCCCTGACTGGGTGGCCAG GATAAAGAACCTGATGCATGAGACCCCTACATCCTACTCACTGCTGGTGATGTACACAGATGTGATCTATGCTATCCGTGACCCGTACGGAAACAGACCGCTCAGCATCGGACGCCTCGTCCCCATTTCCAAACTCCACACTGCAG GTGCTGGCGAGGGAGACACAGAGGGCTGGGTGGTGTCATCAGAGTCCTGCAGCTTCCAGTCAATCGGTGCTAA ATACTACAGAGAGGTGATGCCTGGAGAGATAGTCCAGATCTCCAAACACGGTGTGAAGTCCCTAAGCATCGTCCCTCGCCCCGAGGGAGACCTCCCTGCCTTTTGCATCTTTGAATATGTTTACTTTGCCAGACCAGACTCCATATTTGAAG GTCAGATGGTGTACACAGTCAGGCAGCGCTGTGGACGGCAACTAGCCATTGAGGCCCCTACAGAGGCAGACGTGGTCAGCACTGTGCCTGAGTCTGCTACTCCTGCTGCACTGGGATACGCGGAACAG TCGGGACTGCCGTACGTAGAGGTTCTGTGTAAGAATCGCTATGTTGGGAGGACATTTATTCAACCAAACACACGCCTCAGGCAGTTGGGGGTGGCCAAGAAGTTTGGTGCGCTGACAGACAACTTTGCAGGCAAGCGGGTGGTGCTTGTTGATGATTCCATCGTCAGGGGCAACACCATCGCCCCCATAATCAAGCTGTTGAAGGAAGCAGGAGCCACAGAG GTCCACATCCGCGTTGCCTCCCCACCCATCAGGTTCCCCTGCTACATGGGCATCAACATCCCCACAAAAGAGGAGCTCATTGCTAACAGGCCAGAGTTTAAGGACATTGCTGGCTATATTG GTGCCACCAGCGTGCAGTATCTGTCAGTGGAGGGCCTGGTGTCAGCGGTGCAGGGGGGAATCCCCACCCTCCAGAAGGATGAGCGGATCAGCACCAACACCAAGGCCAGCAGGATAGTGGGCCACTGCACCGCCTGCCTCACAGGCAAATACCCTGTGGAACTGGAGTGGTGA
- the LOC120054934 gene encoding multifunctional protein ADE2-like: MAPASVLKLGQKLNEGKTKQIFELVDEPGHVLVQSKDQITAGNAVRKDQMEGKAAIANRTTSCVFKLLQEAGIKTAFVRQQSETAFVAAHCEMIPIEWVCRRVATGSFLKRNPGVKEGYRFSPLKMEMFFKDDANNDPQWSEEQLLETKFSLAGLNIGRCEVDIMNRSTVAIFEVLERAWATQNCTLVDMKIEFGVNVRTKEIVLADVIDNDSWRLWPAGDRSQQKDKQVYRDLKEVTPEAMQMVKKNFEWVSERVKLLLEPKACGRVVVLMGSTSDLAHCEKIRKACGSYGIHCVLRVTSAHKGPDETLRIKAEYEGDGVPTVFVAVAGRSNGLGPVMSGNTAHPVINCPPITPDWGAQDIWSSLRMPSGLGCSTVLSPDAAAQFAAQIFGLSDHLVWSKLRASMLNTWVSLKQADKKLQACSL, translated from the exons ATGGCACCTGCATCAG TGCTGAAACTTGGACAGAAACTAAATGAGGGAAAGACCAAGCAGATATTCGAGCTCGTGGATGAGCCAGGCCATGTTCTGGTCCAGTCCAAGGACCAAATCACGGCCGGGAATGCGGTGAGGAAGGACCAGATGGAGGGCAAGGCCGCGATAGCAAACAGAACCACGAGCTGTGTTTTCAAGCTACTGCAGGAAGCGG GCATCAAGACAGCCTTTGTAAGGCAGCAGTCTGAGACTGCGTTTGTGGCGGCCCACTGTGAGATGATCCCCATCGAGTGGGTCTGTCGGCGGGTGGCTACTGGATCCTTCCTGAAGAGGAACCCAGGCGTCAAGGAGGGCTACAGGTTCTCCCCTCTGAAAATGGAGATGTTCTTCaag GATGATGCCAACAATGACCCTCAGTGGTCGGAGGAGCAGCTGCTGGAGACTAAGTTCTCTCTGGCTGGGCTCAACATCGGCCGCTGTGAGGTGGACATCATGAACCGCAGCACTGTTGCCATCTTTGAGGTTCTGGAGAGGGCCTGGGCCACCCAGAACTGCACACTGGTGGACATGAAG ATTGAGTTTGGTGTGAATGTGCGCACCAAAGAGATTGTGCTTGCTGACGTGATTGACAATGATTCCTGGAGGCTGTGGCCTGCGGGAGATCGGAGTCAGCAGAAAGACAAACAG GTGTACCGGGACCTGAAGGAGGTGACTCCTGAGGCTATGCAGATGGTGAAGAAAAACTTTGAGTGGGTCTCTGAAAGAGTGAAG CTTCTGCTGGAGCCCAAGGCCTGTGGCAGAGTGGTGGTTCTGATGGGCTCCACCTCTGACCTAGCCCACTGTGAGAAGATCAGGAAGGCCTGTGGCTCCTACGGAATCCACTGTGTTCTCCGAGTCACCTCTGCACACAAAGGACCAGACGAAACTCTTCGCATCAAAGCTGAATACGAAG GAGACGGAGTACCTACTGTGTTTGTGGCTGTGGCGGGCAGAAGCAATGGCCTTGGTCCAGTGATGTCAGGAAACACCGCCCACCCAGTCATCAATTGCCCTCCTATCACCCCTGACTGGGGGGCACAGGACATCTGGTCATCCCTTCGCATGCCCAGCG GTCTTGGCTGCTCCACAGTCCTCTCCCCTGACGCTGCAGCCCAGTTTGCAGCTCAGATCTTTGGGCTCAGTGACCACCTGGTGTGGTCCAAACTGAGGGCCTCCATGCTCAACACCTGGGTGTCTCTGAAGCAGGCTGACAAGAAGCTGCAGGCCTGCAGCCTGTAA